Below is a window of Candidatus Dependentiae bacterium DNA.
AATAAAGGGGTAGTTCTACACGAACTAGCTCATGCTGTGCGTGGGCATGCATGGCTGATAGAACTATTGCGACGAGAGCACAAATTAAATCTCTCGAAAGAACTATCTCACCATATAGAACGGGAGGCCGATTTGCTGGCCGCATGCGGTGGATTAGATAGCTGCTCAAATGTTCAAAAGGCTCTTGAATCCTTAAAAACCGGATCAGATACTCACCCAGCAGTGGAAACCAGATTCAAAGACATACGGTATTTAAAAATGCTCATCGAAGCAGAAGAAAAACTAAAAAAATAAGTAAAATTAGCAAACAATTCTTTTGAAGAAAAACGGTTCTTTTTAGCTACTTAGAATGTATGCAAAAAATTACTCTGCTTGATTTGCAAATTGTTTCTCGATCATTGCATAATAAGATGGCTTGAGCGGAAGCTCTATCACAAATTTTGTTTCTTTTGGAATCTGCACAAGCCGTGTGCACCTTTTTTTTTGTTGGCCTTCCAATTGGCAGCAATCAGCAATGACAATGTCTCCATTCTTTAAGAACGCCTGATAGATTTTGCTTTTGCCGGTTTTCTCAATCGATGAATCGTCAAGTTGTGCGACAGCAGTTATATCTTCCGGTTTCAATTCACAAAGTTTCTCAATCAATTCATTAGAAAAACCATTTTGAAAAAGTGCAAGCTTTGCATGCTCTTGACGCTTTGATTCATGAAGTTCCGCTTCCATTGCAACGCAATGAAGATGAAAAAGAAAAACTATTAACCAAACTATATAATTCATATTATTTTTCTTCGAGGGAAAGATCGTAATAAAGTTTGATACCATCAAAATATTTCGAATCTATTGGTACAGAAAGTATCACACCATTTTCGTTAATCGTTCGTTTCGTACAAAATTTCTTATTATCGGCCAACTGCGCAACTAGTTGAACATTATCGGGCAGTTCTGCAGTATAATAAACGGTTTGCAGAAAACTCGTACGCAATCCCTGCTGTGCACTTGTTCCCTTTGTAACAGAGATTATTTTATTTATATCAATTGGCTCGTCGCTCGCATCCCTAATTCGTTCTGAATTATTCATGCCGATCACGGAGGAAAATAAGAAAATAGTTACTAAACTAGGTAATAAAACAAAACGTATAAGTCTCACCCCATTCCTTTTCTTTTTAAATTTTCTTATTTTTGCTTCATCGTATTTTAACAAAGAAGATAGATCGATTAAAATGAAAAAGCGCTGCATTTACGTGCAGCGCTTTATTTAATTAAATACTATTTTTGTTGCTTGATCTACTAGGCCACATTCAATTCGTTATCATCAATGCGAATGCGGTCAATCTTTAACGCTTTTCCGGTCGCAATATCAATTTCGATAACCACACCGCACATAAAATACGGCTTTTCTGTTTCTACAACAAATTTTACCGGCATTTGCGTAATAAAATTTCTAATAATCGCGTCTTTTTTCATTCCGATCATAGAATTAAGAGAACCCGCCATTCCTAAATCGGTAATAAACGCGGTACCGTTTGGCAGAACGCGCTCATCAGCAGTTTGTACATGGGTATGGGTTCCAACAACGGCACTAACTCTTCCATCCAAGAAAAAACCCATCGCAATTTTCTCTGCCGTTGTTTCAGCATGAAAATCCACAATGATTGTTTTTGTCTTTGATTGCAAAAAAGTGAGCGCAGAATCTACGGCCTTAAACGGGCACGAAAGGTGCTCGCGCATAAAAACGCGCCCTTGAATATTTACCACCCCAATTATTTGCCCGTTAATTGAAAACGTAGTAACTCCCGTTCCCGGGCATTCGTTTGGAAAATTTTCAGGGCGAAGTAGATCGGTATTATATTTTAAATATTCAAAAATATCTTTGTGATGCCAAATATGATTCCCGCTGGTGACAACGTCAACACCTAAATGTTTAAAAAAGTGCATTAATTTAGGCGTAATGCCGCGGCCATCTGCGCTATTTTCACCATTAACAATGACGCCATTTATCGCGTATTTTTCTCGCAATTTCGCCAAATGCTTTTGCACCATCGCGCATCCAGCAGGCCCAACAACATCACCTAGGAGTAAAATTCGTATAATGCTCATGATCTACCGTGCATATTCGATTGAACGTTTCTCGCGAATTACGTTTACTTTAATTTGCCCAGGAAACGCCATTTCGAGTTCGATCTTGCGCGCAATATTGCGTGCCAACGTTGCTGCTGCATCATCATCCAGCATTTCTTCTTCAACAATTATGCGAACTTCTCTGCCAGCTTGCAATGCATATGATTTTTTCACACCTTCAAATGAACATGCAATATCTTCAAGCTTTTCAAGCCTTTTAATATACGCAGAAAGTGTTTCTCGTCGAGCACCGGGGCGCGATGCAGAAATCGTATCGGCAATCATAATAATTGGGCTATAAATAGAAGCAAAAATAATTTCTTCATGATGCGCTGCAATCGCGTTTACAACAAGTGGATCTTCGCCACATCGTTTAGCAATATCGCCGCCAATTAATGCATGCGGTCCTTCGACTTCTGCGCTCACTGCTTTACCAATATCATGCAGCAACCCAGCGCGAAGTGCCATGGTGCCATCAAGCCCAAGTTCTTCCGCTATCATGCGAGAGAACAGACCAACTTCTTTACTGTGCATCAAAACGTTTTGGGAGAAACTGGTACGGAAGAAAAGTTTTCCAAGCAACGTCATAATCTCAGGATGCAAGCCTTGAATATTAAGTTCAAGCGTTACATCTTTGCCCATTTCCTGGACCATTTCGTCGATTTCTTTTTCGCATTGCCCAACCGTTTCTTCAATACGAGTTGGATTAATTCTGCCGTCGGTGATTAATTTTTCCAATGCACGGCGTGCAACTTCTCGTCTTATGGGATTGAAACCCGAAATCGTGATTATTTCTGGAATATCGCCAATGACAAATTCCATACCGGTTGCCATTTCAAGCGCTTTGATATTGCGGCCTTCCTTACCAATAATACGGCCCTTCATATCTTCACTTGGTAAATGAACGATACCTGAAGAATGTGGGGCAACTTGATCAGCGATATAGCGCTGCATTGCAGTTACAACAATGTTATTTGATTTGTCTTTAGCAGTTTGGCGCGCTTCTTCTTCTACTTTTTGAATCCATTTTTGGCTGCTCATGCGCACTTCTTCATCAAGCGTATTATAAAGCTCCTTGCGAGCTTCATCGCGCGTCATACCGGTAATGCTTTCAAGTTTTGCAATGAGCTCGGTATAGACAGCTTTAATTTTGTTTTCACTCACTAGCAAACGATCATTTGCACGAGAAAGATTGCGTTCTTTTTGCTGAATTTCTTGCGTGAGCTCTTCAATGCGCTGCTCTTTTTTTTCAAGCGTTTCGTACTTTGCATTCAATTTACTTTGAAAACGTTCAAGCTCTAATCGCTCACGCTTCATATCTAAATCAAATTCACTTCTTCGCTTGTGCAACTCATCTTTGAGTCGTAGCAACGATTCGCGACGCTCGTTTTCAATATCACGCTTAATATTTTTTGTGGTATTAACCGCTTCATCAAAGAAGCGTTGTGCTTGCTTATACTTTGATCTCGCAAAAATAAGTACCGCGATGCCTCCAATAAAAGCTAACGCGACCGCGACGCCCCCAAGCTGGAGTAATAACGTCATCATTGTTGATCCTCTCTATGATATCCTCGTTGGAAAGCCAATCGTTAAATAACGACGTGGCGCTCTTTCAATATTAATCAAGAGGGCAAGCATTATGGAAAAGCATCAAAAGACGCATGCAAACGCACAAAAAACAATAACCCTACGATCCCGTCAGGCGGTTAATCCGTGCAATAAGTTCGTCTTGGTAAGAACGTAACTGTTCTTCAAACGATAGGTTTTTATGAGCAAATTGAAGTGCCGCAAGTGCTGCAACGCGCTTAGCGTCCTTGCTCTTAAGGCTTTCGCTCAATTCGTTCATAAGCGCATCGACTCGGGAAACTGCTTGCATGATGTGCATTTCTGGTTCATCGCTGATCAGCGTATACGGTTCACCTAAAAGCATGACCGTATATTTTTTTGCTTCCCGCTTCATGATGCTTTTTCATTACTTATTAAGGAATCAATACTTTTAATTAGATCATCAACGAACAATTTCGTAGCAAGACGCTCTTTTACCAGCTCTTCACTATGAACGGTAGTCAATTTTTGTACTAATTTTTCGTTTTCTTCGCTTAGCCTAGCATTTTCTGCCTTGAGCTCATTAACTAACACAGCAAGGTGCATAATTTTTTGCTCAAGCGCTTGCAATATTTCCATACGCTCCCCTTTTTTACGCATGTACACCATCATCTTTTTCTACTTGATGGTAGTGTACCGATGCGCACCAAGCGCTGTCAATAAACCTATTGTTGCGCGAGTTGCACCAGTTGTGAAAATGCTTCTGGTTCGAAAATTGCAAGTTGACTAAGCATCTTACGATTTAGAGAAACATTGGCTTTCATAAGACCATGCATAAATTTATTGTACGGCATACCGCGCTCGTTAGAAGCGGCACCAATTCGGGTGATGAAAAGCCCACGCATATCACGCTTTTTCAGCTTTCTGCCTTTATAAGCATAAGCCATTGCGCGTAGCACAGTTTCTTTTGCACGACGAATAATATTGGAGCGTTGCCCCCAATAACCCTTAGCCTGTTTTAATAATCTTTTATGACGTTGCTTAGTTGCGAGTCCACGTTTTACACGAGTCATAATATATCCTTATCGATCACTACTATACTGCAATAACGATTTAACATGTCGAATATCGCAGCTATTTACATATAACGCACGGCGCATGCCA
It encodes the following:
- a CDS encoding TIGR00282 family metallophosphoesterase, yielding MSIIRILLLGDVVGPAGCAMVQKHLAKLREKYAINGVIVNGENSADGRGITPKLMHFFKHLGVDVVTSGNHIWHHKDIFEYLKYNTDLLRPENFPNECPGTGVTTFSINGQIIGVVNIQGRVFMREHLSCPFKAVDSALTFLQSKTKTIIVDFHAETTAEKIAMGFFLDGRVSAVVGTHTHVQTADERVLPNGTAFITDLGMAGSLNSMIGMKKDAIIRNFITQMPVKFVVETEKPYFMCGVVIEIDIATGKALKIDRIRIDDNELNVA
- a CDS encoding cell division protein ZapA; translated protein: MKREAKKYTVMLLGEPYTLISDEPEMHIMQAVSRVDALMNELSESLKSKDAKRVAALAALQFAHKNLSFEEQLRSYQDELIARINRLTGS
- the rny gene encoding ribonuclease Y, coding for MMTLLLQLGGVAVALAFIGGIAVLIFARSKYKQAQRFFDEAVNTTKNIKRDIENERRESLLRLKDELHKRRSEFDLDMKRERLELERFQSKLNAKYETLEKKEQRIEELTQEIQQKERNLSRANDRLLVSENKIKAVYTELIAKLESITGMTRDEARKELYNTLDEEVRMSSQKWIQKVEEEARQTAKDKSNNIVVTAMQRYIADQVAPHSSGIVHLPSEDMKGRIIGKEGRNIKALEMATGMEFVIGDIPEIITISGFNPIRREVARRALEKLITDGRINPTRIEETVGQCEKEIDEMVQEMGKDVTLELNIQGLHPEIMTLLGKLFFRTSFSQNVLMHSKEVGLFSRMIAEELGLDGTMALRAGLLHDIGKAVSAEVEGPHALIGGDIAKRCGEDPLVVNAIAAHHEEIIFASIYSPIIMIADTISASRPGARRETLSAYIKRLEKLEDIACSFEGVKKSYALQAGREVRIIVEEEMLDDDAAATLARNIARKIELEMAFPGQIKVNVIREKRSIEYAR
- the rplT gene encoding 50S ribosomal protein L20, with the protein product MTRVKRGLATKQRHKRLLKQAKGYWGQRSNIIRRAKETVLRAMAYAYKGRKLKKRDMRGLFITRIGAASNERGMPYNKFMHGLMKANVSLNRKMLSQLAIFEPEAFSQLVQLAQQ